A window of the Hordeum vulgare subsp. vulgare chromosome 5H, MorexV3_pseudomolecules_assembly, whole genome shotgun sequence genome harbors these coding sequences:
- the LOC123396780 gene encoding uncharacterized protein LOC123396780 codes for MQSLRPKEEDLEAFYRRFGRAPPVPLPPRPRLLIHRPLSASQEAPQLRLRRRGRQAAHDRLLPPSPQEAAARGATAVLALDGAAAAGGGGAGQGLAAEAPAQARAAQPRVRPACIGLGWRRGGAAAATAAEAQRGTGEGEHFGAPEATAPQQPAGGRLSVREEMGRVGNSGCGSPGVRRISVQGFLAPR; via the exons ATGCAGAGTCTGCGGCCAAAGGAGGAGGACCTCGAGGCCTTCTACCGTCGCTTC GGTCGCGCGCCTCCCGTGCCCCTACCCCCTCGGCCGCGTCTACTCATCCACCGCCCCCTGTCCGCCTCCCAAGAAGCCCCGCagctccgcctccgccgccgcgggCGGCAAGCCGCCCATGATCGTCTACTACCGCCGTCGCCGCAAGAAGCCGCGGCTCGAGGAGCCACGGCCGTCCTCGCCCTCGATGGCGCCGCGGCAGCCGGAGGAGGGGGCGCTGGGCAGGGGCTCGCGGCGGAAGCGCCCGCTCAAGCACGAGCTGCTCAGCCTCGGGTCCGCCCCGCCTGCATTGGGCTCGGATGGAGACGGGGAGGAGCTGCTGCGGCGACGGCAGCCGAGGCGCAGAGGGGAACTGGAGAAGGAGAGCACTTCGGCGCCCCGGAGGCGACGGCGCCGCAGCAGCCAGCTGGAGGCCGCCTCTCCGTCCGAGAGGAGATGGGTAGA GTTGGAAATTCAGGGTGTGGATCCCCAGGCGTTCGTCGGATTAGTGTGCAAG GTTTTCTGGCCCCTAGATGA